In the Brevundimonas sp. LM2 genome, CGATCAGAGTCTCAGCCGGTGAAACCCCAACCCCTCACCCTTTCGCGTTGCCAATCGCTGCGCTCTTGGACGCTCAAGCCCTCTCCCTCTGGGAGAGGGTCAAGACGTATGGACCGTCCGTCCGCCGACAACGGTCATCTCTACTCGGCCCTGAAGCCTTCGCCCGTCGAACGGCGAGTTCTTGGACTTGGATCGCAGCGCCGCCGCATCGATCACCACCGGCGCGCCGGGATCGAACAGGATCAGGTCTGCCGGGGCCCCAGCCGAAATCACGCCAGCTTCGAGGCCCAGCAGGGTCGCCGGGCCGTGGGTCAGGGGGCGCAGGACGTCGAGCAGGTCCAGACCCTCCTCGTGGTGCAGGCTCAGGGCGGCCGGCAGCAGGGTCTCGAGCCCGACCGCGCCGGGCGCGGCCTCGGCGAAGGGGCGGCGCTTGTCCTCGGCGGGGGCGGGGGTGTGGGCCGAGGTGATGGCCTCGATCAGACCGTCGCGCACGGCCTCGATCAGGGCCCGGCGATCGCTTTCTGGCCGCAGCGGCGGGTCAAGCCGGTAGAAGGTCCGGTAGTCGCCGATGTCGATCTCATTGAAGCACAGGTGGTTGATCGAGACGCTGGCGGCCACCTCCAGCCCCCGGCCCCGGGCCCGCGCCAGCACCTCCAGCGCCGCCTCGGTCGAGATCTGGTCGACCAGGAACCGGGCACCCGTCTGTTCGACCAGGGCGAGGTCGCGCTCCAGCTGGATGCGTTCGGCGATGGCGGGCGCGCCGGACAGCCCCAGCCGGGTGGCCAGCTCTCCGGACGTGGCCACGGCCCCCTCCGAGAGCCAGGGATCGGCCGGGCGGCAGGCGATCAGGGCGTTGAAGGCCGAGGCATAGGCCATGATCCGCGACAGCACCCGGCTGTCGGCGATGACATGGTCGCCGTCGGTGAAATACAGCGCCCCCGCCTCGTGCATCAGGCCGATCTCGGCCATGCGCTGGCCGTCGCGGCTGCGGGTCGCGGCCCCGGCGACGCGGACATGGACCAGGTTCAGGGCCGCGCCCCGGCGCTGGATGAAGTCGACCATGGCCGGGTCGTCGACGGCGGGATCGGTGTCGGGCTGGATCACGATGGTGGTGACGCCCCCGGCCGCGGCCGACAGGCTGGCCGACTTCAGCGTCTCCTTGGGCTCGGCCCCCGGCTCGCCGGTGCGGACGCGGATGTCGATCAGGCCGGGCGACAGGCACAGGCCCCCGGCGTCGATGACCCGGGTCGCCATCAGGGCGGCGGCCCCGTGTTCGACGCGGGTGATGACCCCGTCCTCGATCAGGACCGAGCCGGGGCCGTCGTAGTCGGTGGCGGGGTCCAGAAGGCGGGCGTTGACGATGGCCAAGGTGGTCATGCCCCCGTCTCCAGCCGGGCCGACAGCGAGGCCAGCACGGCCATGCGCGCGGCCACGCCCATCTCGACCTGATCCTGGATCAGGGAGACGCTCAGGTCGTCGGCGACGTCCGAATCGATCTCGACCCCCCGGTTCATCGGCCCCGGATGCATCACCTTGGCCCCCGCATTGGCCCAGGCCAGCTTCTCCCGGTCCAGGCCCCAGAAGCGGAAATACTCGCGCGTCGACGGGACCAGGGCTCCGTCCATCCGCTCCAGCTGCAGCCGCAGCATCATGACGACGTCGCAGCCTTTCAGCCCCTCGCGCATGTCATGGAAGACCTCGCAGCCCCAGCGGTCGGCGTCGCCGGGCACCAGGGTCGGCGGGCCGATCAGCCGGACGCGCGCGCCCATCATCGACAGCAGGGCCACGTTCGAGCGCGCCACCCGGCTGTGGGCGATGTCGCCGCAGATGGCGACCGTCAGCCCGCCGACGTCCCCGAAGGCGCGGCGCAGGCTCAGCAGATCGAGCAGGGCCTGGGTCGGATGCTCGTGCCGTCCGTCGCCCGCATTGACCACCGCGCAGCCGACCTTCTGCGACAGCAGGGCCGCCGCGCCCGAGGCCCCGTGACGGACCACCAGGATGTCGGGCCGCATGGCGTTCAGGGTCACGGCGGTGTCGATCAGGGTCTCGCCCTTCTTCACCGAAGACGTCTGGACCGGCATGGTCACCACATCGGCCCCCAGCCGCTTGGCCGCGATCTCGAACGAGGAACTGGTGCGGGTCGAGTTCTCGAAGAACAGGTTCATCACCGTGCGCCCGCCCAGCAGGTCCAGCGCCTTGGTCGAGGAGCGGTTCAGGTCGACGAAGGCGTCGGCCAGGTCGAGCAGGGCCAGGACGAAGGGCGGGTTCAGATCCGCCGCGGCCAGGAAATGCGGTTTTGGAAACGGCACCCGCCGGTCGGCGATCAGGTCGGCGGCAAGGTTGCTGTGGGTCATGGAAGCCGGGCTATAGCCGCGACTCACGCCAGATGGAACAGGGCCAGCAGCAGGGGGATGCCCAGGGCGCTGCCCACGGTCGTGGCGGCGACGATCCCGGCCATCAGCGGCGCATCCCCGCCCATCTGCCGCGCCAGCAGATAGGCCGCCGCCGCGCCCGGGGCCGCGCCGCACAGCAGGGCCGTGCCCTGGGCCAGCTCGTCGCCGCCGTAGAGGATGCACAGGCCCCACATCAGCGGCGGCATGACCCCCAGCTTGACGGCGGTGACGCCCGCGACCGTCCATCGGCTGCGCGCCACCTCGGCGAAGCTCAGCCCCGCCCCGGCGACGATCAGCCCCAGCGGCAGGGCGGCCCCGCCGAGCAGCCGCAAGGTGTCGGAAATGCCCGGGATCGGCGGCACTTTCAAAAAGTTCAGCGTGAGGCCCGTCAGACAGGCCACTAAGATCGGATTGGCCAGCATGGCCCGGGTCAGGGCCAGGGGCCGCACCCCGCGCTGGTCGGTCCCCCAGCGGGCCAGGACGGCGACGCAGGCGATATTCGTGACGGGGATGATGCAGGCGATCATCACCGCCGCCAGGGCCAGGCCCTCGGCCCCGAAGGCCGACTGGATCACCGGCAGGAAGACGAAACTGTTCCAGCGGATCGTGCCCTGGAACACGCTGCTGAAGGCTGGCCCGTCGATACGAAGGAACGGCTTGGCCGCCAGGGTCAGGGCGCCGACGATCAGCACCGCCGTCACCGCTGACCCGCCGGCCGCCCCGACGCTGCCGCCCGACAGGTCGGCGCCCCAGATCGCCGGGATCAGGAAGCCCGGATACAGCAGGTTGATCGACAGCTTCTCGATCGGCCGCCAGGTCGCGTCCGGCAGGAAGTCGGACTTGCGCAGGCCATAGCCGATGGCAATCAGGATGAAGACCGGAACGATCCCGGCGAGCAGGGCCGTCATTTTCCCTCCCCTTTATGGGGAGGGACCGCGAGCCTCGGCGAGCGAGGGTGGGGCCGTGTCGTTCGTGCGCACGCTTCAAACGGCCCCACCCGGATGCCGCTGCGCGTCACCCTCCCTCCCCATGAAGGGGAGGGAGAGGCAGGTTGCGCACTCTATCCAGCGCCCCCTGCAGGATCCAGGCGGCGGCCGTGCGGTCCACCACCCCTGCGCGCCGCTTGCGGCTGAGGTCCAGCTCATCGATCAGGAACCGCTCGACCGCGCTGGTCGACAGCCGCTCGTCCCAGAAGGCGACGTTGACGGGGCGGAACCGCTCGAGGTTGCGCGCGAAGGCGCGGCACGACTGGGCCCGCGGCCCCTCGGTGCCGTCCATGTTGACCGGCAGGCCGATGATCAGGGCCGAGACCTTGCGGTGGTCCATCAGCTTGAACAGGGCTGCGGCCTCGGCCGTGAATTTCGATTTGCGGATCAGCTCCAGCGGGCTGGCGATCATGCGCGAGGTGTCGGAGGTGGCCACGCCGATGGTGGTCTCGCCCAGATCCAGACCCATCCACGCCGTGTCGGGCGGGCAGGCGGCGGGCAGGTCGATCAGGTTCAGGACGGGCACGCCCGGGCGGTAGGCGTTGCCTCGCAGCCTGTCAAAGGCGAGGGTGCCGGATCGATCGCGAAGGATGAATCCATGTCGAACCGATTGAGGCTGGCGTCCGTATCGGCCTTCGCGATTCTGCTGACCGCCTGCGATGCGGTTTCCGAGGCGACGCCGAGCCCCGAAGCCGAGACGCCGGCACGGGCCAAGGTCGCAGCCCTGGCGGCGTCCGGCGTCACGCAAACGCTCGCGCCCGCGCCCGCGGACGACAGCCTGCAGGCGTCGGCCCGCGTGGTGCGCGTGGACCGGCTGACGTATGATGACGCCAAGCTGTTCGGAACGGCCGGCGGCGATCCGGCCATGAACGGGCTCCAGACCTACCTGGCCTTCTTCGTCTCGCCGGACGAGGGCTGGACGATCTTCCGGATCGGCGACGTCCTCGACTACACCGTCCTGTCCGCGTCGCCGGGGCGGGTCGAGCTGGATCTGCAGGACAGCCTGCTGGACGTTGCCACGGGCACGATCGGCAGCCGGCATCGCAAGGTGATCGTCGCCTGGACCCCCGGCGCCGAGGGTGCCCCGCCCGCGGCCGTCACCGTCACGCCCGGGGCTTAGACAGGAATGCTTGTGCGGGGCGGAGGGGGCCGCTAATCCCGCCCGCTTGAACGCCTATGACTGGAGGGCCGCATGGCCATCGACGCCGCGACGGTGCGCAAGGTCGCCCACCTCGCCCGGATCAAGACCCCCGACGACCGGCTGGAGCCCCTGGCGGGCGAGCTGAATACCATCATGGCCTGGATCGACCAGCTCAATGAGGTCGATGTCGAGGGCGTGGAGCCGATGACGTCCAACGTGGCCCAGGCCCTGCGGCTGCGCGACGACGTCGTCACCGACGGCGACCGGGTCGAGGCCGTGCTGTCGAACGCGCCCCAGTCCGCCGACGGCTTCTACGTCGTGCCCAAGGTGGTGGAATAGATGTCCGACCTGACGAACCTCACGCTCAAGGCGGCCGTCGACGGCCTGAAGGCGAAGACGTTCAGCTCGCAGGAGCTGACGCAGGCCTTCCTGACCAACATCGAGGCCGCCAACCCGACGCTGAACGCCTATGTCGAAATCACCGCCGACAAGGCGCTCGACATGGCCAAGGCGTCCGACACCCGCATCGCCGCGGGCGAGGGCGGGGCGCTGGAAGGGGCTCCCCTGGGCATCAAGGACCTGTTCTGCACCGAGGGGGTGCAGACCACCGCGGGCTCCAACATGCTGCGTGGCTTCGTCCCGCCCTATGAATCCACCGTCACCGCCAACCTGTGGCGTGACGGGGCTGTGATGCTGGGCAAGCTGAACATGGACGAGTTCGCCATGGGCTCGTCGAACGAGACCTCGGCCTTCGGGCCGGTAGTCAATCCATGGAAATCAAAGGGATCGAACGCCGAGCTGACGCCGGGCGGCAGCTCTGGCGGGTCGGCCTCGGCGGTTGCCGCCGATCTTTGCCTGGCCGCCACGGCCTCGGACACCGGCGGGTCGATCCGCCAGCCCGCCGCCTTCACCGGGACGGTCGGCATCAAGCCCACCTATGGCCGCGCCAGCCGGTTCGGCATGGTGGCCTTCGCCAGCTCGCTGGACCAGGCCGGGCCGATCACCAGGACGGTCGAGGACGCGGCCTTGATGCTGCGCTCCATGTGCAGTTTCGACGTCAAGGATTCGACCAGCCTCGACGTCCCGACGCCCGACTGGACCCAGTCCGTCGGACAGTCGGTCAAGGGGCTGCGCATCGGGGTTCCGGCCGAATACGTCGTCGACGGCATGCCGGAAGAGGTCTCGAAGATCTGGGCCCAGGGCATCGAATGGCTGAAGGACGCGGGCTGCGAGATCGTCCACGTCAGCCTGCCGCACACCAAATACGCCCTGCCGACCTACTATATCGTCGCCCCGGCCGAGGCCTCGTCCAACCTGGCCCGCTACGACGGCATGCGCTTCGGCCATCGCGCCGATAAAGCCACGTCGCTGACGGATCTCTACGAGACCAGCCGGGCCGAGGGCTTCGGAGCCGAGGTCAAACGCCGCCTGGTGATCGGGGCCTATGTGCTGTCGGCGGGTTTCTACGACGCCTATTACGTCCGGGCGCTGAAGGTCCGTCGCCGCATCGCCGAGGATTTCGACAAGGTCTGGGGCCAGGTCGACGCGATCCTGACGCCGTCCACGCCGTCGTCCGCCTTCGCCCTGGGCGACAAGCAGATCGACCCGGTAACCATGTATCTGAACGACGTCTTCACGGTAACGGCGAACCTCGCCGGCCTGCCGGGCATCTCGGTGCCGGCCGGCCTCGACGCCAACGGCCTGCCTTTGGGACTGCAGGTGATCGGCAAGGCGCTGGATGAAGCCACCGTGTTTCAAGTCGGCGCGGCCCTCGAAAAGGCGGCGGGCGGCGTCGGCCGGGCCGAGCGCTGGTGGTAGGCTGAGAGCTCTCCCTCCCCCGCAGGGGGAGGGAGAGCGTATATCACGCAGCCGGCAGGGCCTTCAGGTCGGTGTCGATGGCCTCGATAATCGCCGGGGTGACGGCGCCGCCCGACAGGGGGGCGACCTGACCCAGGGTCATGTCCTGGAACTGCTCGAGCATCGGGTGCTTGGACAGGCCGGGCAGGTGTTTCTCGAGCACGGCCGCCGTGGCTTCGTGGGCCAGCAGGTCCTTGATCGGGGCCTCGATGGTCGGGGTGGCGGCATGGGTGGCCATGTCGGCATGCGCCGGGGCATGGGGCGGGGCAGGGACCGGGGCGGTCTGGGCCAGGGCGGGGGCGGCACTGCCGACCAGGGCGGCGGCGAACAGGACGGTCTTGAGCATGTCAGGGTTCCTCGGAATGAAAATCGCGCCGCAGGATGGGCCCAGAATCGTGACGCGGTCACGACAGCAACTTTCGCATCCGGCCGCAGGGCGCTAATCAGGCTTCATGACCGACGCACTCGCCACCGCCACGCCTGATACCGCCACCATCATCCAGGGCCGCACCGGGCCGTGGGAGATCGTCATGGGGCTGGAGATCCACGCCCAGGTCGCGTCCAAGGCCAAGCTGTTCTCCGGTGCCGCCGTGGGCTTCGGCGCGGGGCCGAACGAGCAGGTGTCGCTGATCGACGCCGGCTTCCCCGGCATGCTGCCGACCCTCAACAGACACTGCGTGGAACAGGCGGTCCGCACCGGCCTGGGCCTCAACGCCCAGATCAATCGCCGCAGCCAGTTCGACCGGAAGAACTATTTCTATCCCGACCTGCCGCAGGGCTATCAGATCAGCCAGCTGTATTTCCCGATCGTCGGGGAGGGCGTGGTCGAGGTCGAGGCCGAGGACGGCTCCTTCTTCAACGTCGGCATCGAGCGGCTGCATCTGGAGCAGGACGCGGGCAAGCTGATCCACGACCTGTCGCCGACCGAGAGCTATGTCGACCTGAATCGCGCCGGCACGGCCCTGATGGAAATCGTCTCGCGGCCCGACATCCGCTCGCCGGAACAGGCCGTCGCCTACGTCAAGAAGATCCGCACCATCCTGATCTATCTCGGCACCTGCGACGGCGACATGGAGAAGGGCAACCTGCGGGCTGACGTCAACGTCTCGGTCTGCCGCGTCGGCCAGTACGAAAAGTTCAAGGCTACCGGCGATTTCAGCCACCTGGGGACGCGCTGCGAGATCAAGAACGTGAACTCGTTCCGCTTCATTTCCCAGGCCATCAACTACGAGGCCCGGCGCCAGATCGAGATCCTGGAGGACGGCGGCAAGATCGATCAGGAGACGCGGCTGTACGACCCCACGGCCGGCGAGACCCGGTCGATGCGGTCGAAGGAAGAGGCGAACGATTACCGCTACTTCCCGGACCCGGATCTTCTGCCGCTGGAACTGGAGCAGGCCTGGATCGACGGCATCAAGGCCAGCCTTCCGGAGCTGCCGGACGACAAGCGTCGCCGGCTGATGGCCGACTACGGCCTGTCGCAGTACGACGCCGTGGTGCTGATCTCGGACCAGGCCAAGGCCGACTATTTCGAGGAGGCCGCTAAGGGCCGCGACGCCAAGCTGGTGGCCAACTGGGTGACCAACGAGCTGTCGGCCCGGCTGTCGGCCGACGGCAAGGACTTCTCCGAGAGCCCGCTGCCGGCGGCCCATGTGGCCGAGCTGGTGGCCCTGATCGAGGAGGGGGTGATCTCCTCCAAGATCGCCAAGGAGGTGTTCGACCACGTCTGGTCCGGCGAGGGCTCGCCGCGTCAGGTCGTCGAGGCCCGGGGCCTGGTGCAGGTCAACGACACCGGGGCCATCGAAAAGGCCGTCGACGAGATCATCGCCGCCAATCCGGACAAGGCCGCCTCGGTCGCCGAGAAGCCGCAGGCCATCGGCTGGTTCGTCGGCCAGGTGATGAAGGCGACGGGGGGCAAGGCCAACCCCGCCGCCGTCAACGCCATCCTGAAGGCACGGTTGGGGCTCTAGAGGCCCCCGGGCTGGGGCGTCTCCTCCGCCTGGGTCGGCGGGGGCGGGGTTTCGGCCGTGTTCTCATCGGCGTCGACCTCCTGGATGCCGGCGATGGCCTCGCCCTCCCGCGCCTCGATCGCGGCCGCGTCAGCGGCCTGCACCTCGGTGGGGGAGGGGACAATCACGTCACGGGTCCCCTCAGGACCCTCCAGCGTGACCCGGAACAGCCGCTCGCTCACGACCCGGTCCCGAAGCCGTCCGAGCCCCCGGCTCCCGCGGCACCCTCGCCGCCGGTGGCGGGCTTGGAGGGAGACTGAGCCGGCTGCGGGGCATTGGTCTTGTCGGGACGCGACGCGCCGTGGCCCGTGTCTTCGGTCGGCGAGGTCGGTTCGTTCGAAATGGGATTCGTATCGGTCATGACGGTCTCCTTCTTGCCCCTCATCAAGGGTTGGAAGGCCGGAGCGGTTCCCGCAAAAAGCCCGCCCGGATCGCTCCGGGCGGGCTCATGCAGACGGTGGACGAGGTCTAGCGGCTGAGGAGCGAGACGATCACACCGGTGGCCAGGGCCGCAAGGACGACGTCGCCGGTATCGGTCCGGTAATAGCCGTAGCCGCGCGGCGGGTGGCCGTAGCCGTAGCGGTTATAATCGCGGATGTACCAGTTCGACCGGTACTCATACGGCAGGGTCGCCCCGCGATAATAGCGCCGGTGATCGCGGTATTGATCGCGCTGGCCGCGGCGGTAGTCGTTGTAGCGTTCGCGGTTGGTGTAGCGGCCGCCGTCGTACCGATTGTGATCGGAACGACGCTCCCAGCGCTCATAGCGGCCGTCGCGGTCGCGGTCGCCGCCGCGCCAGGACTGGGCGGACGCGGCCACGGGTGCCGCCAGCGTCGCCAGGGTCACCGCACCGATGACGAGGATCTTCTTCACTGTAACTGCTCCAATGCTAGGCCCGACCTGTGAGGACAGGCTGGCAGGCCGGCGATGAACCCGACCTGAATGGGGCGTTTAGGAAGCCGGCGTCAGAACAGGCTGCCCTGATCCACCTTCGTCGGCTTCGTTTTGCCTGAGGGCTTGGGTCCCGCAGCGGTGCCGTCGATGGTCGCGGCCCGGGTGCCGTCGGCGAAGGTCAGGCTGACCATCTGGCCGGACGACAGGGCGGCCGCCGAGGCCACCATCCGTCCCGATTCGTCATCGACGCGGGCGAAGCCGGGCTTGGGCCGTTTCGGGTCCAGCGTGGCAAGGGCGCGGGCCAGGGCCGCCAACCGGTCGGTCGGCCGCGACAGGGCCTGGGTGCGCAGGCGTTCGAGCCGGGCGACGGTCCCCTGCAGCCGGTCCGAGCGCTGCTCGAGCCGGTGCCGAAGCGGGGCCGGGGTCAGCCGCCCGCCGGCCCGGAGCAGGCGGCGTTCGTGGACCGCGGCGTTGGAGGTCAGACCCGCCACGAGCCGGCCGGCCAGCCCCTCCAGCCGCGCCGCTCTCTGTTCGACCGCCCGATCCAGAAGGCGGGGCGAAAACCGACCGTCGAGGCCGACCAACCGTCGGTGATGCACGTCGACATTGCGCCCCAGACCCGAAGCCAGCCGGCTGGTGGCGTGGTCCAGCCGCTGCTGGGCCACGGCGACGAGTTCCTCCGGGCGCGCGGGAAGGCCCCGGGCGACGGCGCGCAGCCGGATGCGGCGATCCTCCAGCAGCCGGGCGCCCGCCCGGTCCAGACGCCGGTCCAGATCGCCGACGGCGGCCCGGAGGTCGGCCAGCACCGGCGTGGCCATCTCGGCCGCGCCCGTGGGTGTCGGGGCCCGGCGGTCGGAGACGAAGTCGATCAGGGTCGTGTCGGTCTCATGCCCCACAGCCGAGATGATCGGGATCGAGGCCGCCGCCACCGTGCGGGCCAGGCCCTCGTCGTTGAAGCACCACAGGTCCTCGACCGAGCCGCCGCCCCGAGCCACGATCAGCAGGTCGGGGCGCGGAATCGGGCCGCCGGGCCTCAGGGCATCGAAGCCGCGGATGGCGGCCCCGACCTGGCCGCAGGCGGCGTCGCCCTGGACCACCACGGGCCAGACGATCACCCGGCAGGGCCAGCGTTCGGCGATCCGGTGCAGGATGTCGCGAATCACCGCCCCGGTCGGGCTGGTGATCACGCCGATGGTGGCGGGGAAGGTCGGGATCGGCCGTTTGCGGGCGGGGTCGAAGAGGCCCTCGCCCGACAGCCGGACCTTCAGCCGCTCCAGCTGGGCCAGCAGGGCCCCGGCCCCGGCCGCCTCCATCGATTCGATCACGATCTGGTAGCTGGACCGCGCCGGATAGGAGGTGATTTTGCCCGTGACGATGACCTCGAGCCCCGCCTCCGGCTGGACCCCCAGGCCCCGCACCGAGCCCTTCCACACCACGCCGTCGATGGCGGACTTGTCGTCCTTCAGCGTCAGATAGATGTGACCCGAGGCGTGGCGATTGACCTTGGAGATCTCGCCCCGCAGCCGGACGTGGCCGAAGCGATCCTCCAGCGTGCGCTTGAGGGCGAACGACAGTTCCGAGATCGACAGGGGCGGATTGTTGTCCCGCGGCGGGGCCGGCTCGGCCTCGGCGGCACCTGCGAAAACGTAGTCGTCGGTCATGGGGCCAGTCTAGTCGCCCGGGACGGGTGCGCAAACCGCCGCATTCGGATTATAGACTGCGGGCATGAACGATCGCATGCCCCCCCGCGAATCCGACGACCCGGCCGACGCCGAGCTGTCCCGCCGCAGCAACGCCCCCTCGGTGTCGATCTGGCTGATCGTCATGGCCATCGCCCTGCTGGGCGCCGTGGTCTATGTGGCTTCTGCCATCCTGTGAGCCCGGCCGCCCTTGACCGGGCGGCGCGGCGCGGTCATTGCGCGGGCATGGATATCCTGCTTGTCGGATCGGGGGGGCGCGAGCACGCCCTGGCCTGGAAAATCAGCCAGTCTCCCCTGGTCGATCGCCTGTACTGCGCGCCCGGCAATCCGGGCATGGCCAAGGTCGCGACCTGCCTGCCCGACTACAGGGCCGATGACGCCGAGGGCCTGACCCGCCTGGCGCGCGAGCTGCGCGTCGGCCTGGTCGTGGTGGGACCGGAGGTGGCGCTCGAGGCCGGTCTGGCCGACCGGTTGATCGCAACAGGCATTCCGTGTTTCGGACCGACGGCCAAGGCCGCCCAGCTGGAAACGTCGAAGGCCTTTTCCAAGGCCTTCATGGCCCGCCACGACATCCCGACCGCCCATTACGGCGTCTATGAGCGCGCCGCCGACGCCAAGTCCGCGCTGAAGGTCTTCCAGCCCCCCTATGTGATCAAGGCCGACGGCCTGGCGGCAGGCAAGGGCGTGGCCATCAGCCCGGACCGTCCCGACGGCGAGGCCGAGATCGACCGGATGCTGGGCGGGCGTTTCGGGGCCGCCGGGGCCCGGGTCGTGATCGAGGAGTTCATGGACGGCGAGGAAGGCTCGCTGTTCGCCCTGTGCGACGGCCAGAGGGCGGTCCTGTTCGGCGGGGCCCAGGACCACAAGCGGGCCTTCGACGGCGATATGGGCCCCAACACGGGCGGCATGGGCGCCTATTCGCCCGCGCCGGTCTTCGATGAGGCCCTGGTGACCGCGGCCAACGACCGGATCGTGCGGCCGACGCTGACGGCGATGGCGCAAGAGGGCACCCCCTATCGCGGCGTGCTCTACGCGGGGCTGATGGCGACCGAGGCGGGGCCCAGGGTCGTCGAGTTCAACGCCCGCTTCGGCGATCCGGAATGCCAGGTGCTGATGATGCGGATGGCCGGGGATCTGGTCCCCTATCTGCTGGCCTGCGCCCAGGGGGACGTTTCGCGCCTGCCGGAGCCCGCCTTCAAGCCGACGACGGTGATCTGCGTGGTGATGGCGGCCAAGGGCTATCCGGACAGTCCGATCGAGGGCTCGATCATCCGCGGGGCCGAGCAGGATTTCGGGCCGCACGTGCAGGTCTTCCATGCGGGCACGCGGCGGCGCGAGGACGGCACCCTGGTGGCGTCGGGTGGGCGCGTGCTGAGTGTCTGCGCCGAGGGCGAGGACATCGTCGAGGCGCGGGAGCGGGCCTATGCGGCGGTGCGTCGGATCGACTGGCCGGGCGGGTTCAACCGGACCGACATCGGCTGGCGGGCGCTGGACCGGGTCTAGGGCTCAGGCGGCGGCGAAGAGCAGCCGGCCGGTGCCCATGCGCTCGCGCAGCATCGGCAGGTCGGTGTGGGCGGTCGAGAAACAGCCGTAGCTGCGCCCCAGCTTGCCCTCTCGCGCGAGATAGTCGGGGTCCGCATAGTCCGCGCCGTGGATGATGATGGCGCGTTCGCGGGCCAGGTTGTTGGTATATTCCAGCCCGTCCAGCAGGACGTTGGGGCCCTGTTGCGCGCCCCAGCTGGCGCCGGCCGTGGCGAAGGCGCCGATCGATGACATGTGGCTGTCCATCTCGTTGGAGAAGGTCCGGGCATAGCCGGAATGCTCGGGGTCCGAGCCCCGGCCGTGGCAGGTGCGGAACGCCGACACCCGGCCGCCGATCAGGTCGACCTCGTAGAAGCGTTCCTCGCCCGAGAATTTCTGGAAATCGACCAGATACATGCGGTCGCGCAGGGGGATGCGGCCGTGGTGGACGTCGAGCGCCGCCATGGCTCTTGCCATCAGGGCGGTCCGGACGAGGTTCTGGGGGTCGAGCGGGGGCGGCGTGATCTGAGGCAGCGGTGCGGGAGGAGAGGCGGTCGGTGCCTGGGCGAGGAC is a window encoding:
- a CDS encoding aspartate carbamoyltransferase catalytic subunit, producing the protein MTHSNLAADLIADRRVPFPKPHFLAAADLNPPFVLALLDLADAFVDLNRSSTKALDLLGGRTVMNLFFENSTRTSSSFEIAAKRLGADVVTMPVQTSSVKKGETLIDTAVTLNAMRPDILVVRHGASGAAALLSQKVGCAVVNAGDGRHEHPTQALLDLLSLRRAFGDVGGLTVAICGDIAHSRVARSNVALLSMMGARVRLIGPPTLVPGDADRWGCEVFHDMREGLKGCDVVMMLRLQLERMDGALVPSTREYFRFWGLDREKLAWANAGAKVMHPGPMNRGVEIDSDVADDLSVSLIQDQVEMGVAARMAVLASLSARLETGA
- the gatA gene encoding Asp-tRNA(Asn)/Glu-tRNA(Gln) amidotransferase subunit GatA; protein product: MSDLTNLTLKAAVDGLKAKTFSSQELTQAFLTNIEAANPTLNAYVEITADKALDMAKASDTRIAAGEGGALEGAPLGIKDLFCTEGVQTTAGSNMLRGFVPPYESTVTANLWRDGAVMLGKLNMDEFAMGSSNETSAFGPVVNPWKSKGSNAELTPGGSSGGSASAVAADLCLAATASDTGGSIRQPAAFTGTVGIKPTYGRASRFGMVAFASSLDQAGPITRTVEDAALMLRSMCSFDVKDSTSLDVPTPDWTQSVGQSVKGLRIGVPAEYVVDGMPEEVSKIWAQGIEWLKDAGCEIVHVSLPHTKYALPTYYIVAPAEASSNLARYDGMRFGHRADKATSLTDLYETSRAEGFGAEVKRRLVIGAYVLSAGFYDAYYVRALKVRRRIAEDFDKVWGQVDAILTPSTPSSAFALGDKQIDPVTMYLNDVFTVTANLAGLPGISVPAGLDANGLPLGLQVIGKALDEATVFQVGAALEKAAGGVGRAERWW
- a CDS encoding RcnB family protein, with translation MKKILVIGAVTLATLAAPVAASAQSWRGGDRDRDGRYERWERRSDHNRYDGGRYTNRERYNDYRRGQRDQYRDHRRYYRGATLPYEYRSNWYIRDYNRYGYGHPPRGYGYYRTDTGDVVLAALATGVIVSLLSR
- a CDS encoding AEC family transporter, encoding MTALLAGIVPVFILIAIGYGLRKSDFLPDATWRPIEKLSINLLYPGFLIPAIWGADLSGGSVGAAGGSAVTAVLIVGALTLAAKPFLRIDGPAFSSVFQGTIRWNSFVFLPVIQSAFGAEGLALAAVMIACIIPVTNIACVAVLARWGTDQRGVRPLALTRAMLANPILVACLTGLTLNFLKVPPIPGISDTLRLLGGAALPLGLIVAGAGLSFAEVARSRWTVAGVTAVKLGVMPPLMWGLCILYGGDELAQGTALLCGAAPGAAAAYLLARQMGGDAPLMAGIVAATTVGSALGIPLLLALFHLA
- the pyrC gene encoding dihydroorotase, with translation MTTLAIVNARLLDPATDYDGPGSVLIEDGVITRVEHGAAALMATRVIDAGGLCLSPGLIDIRVRTGEPGAEPKETLKSASLSAAAGGVTTIVIQPDTDPAVDDPAMVDFIQRRGAALNLVHVRVAGAATRSRDGQRMAEIGLMHEAGALYFTDGDHVIADSRVLSRIMAYASAFNALIACRPADPWLSEGAVATSGELATRLGLSGAPAIAERIQLERDLALVEQTGARFLVDQISTEAALEVLARARGRGLEVAASVSINHLCFNEIDIGDYRTFYRLDPPLRPESDRRALIEAVRDGLIEAITSAHTPAPAEDKRRPFAEAAPGAVGLETLLPAALSLHHEEGLDLLDVLRPLTHGPATLLGLEAGVISAGAPADLILFDPGAPVVIDAAALRSKSKNSPFDGRRLQGRVEMTVVGGRTVHTS
- the gatB gene encoding Asp-tRNA(Asn)/Glu-tRNA(Gln) amidotransferase subunit GatB: MTDALATATPDTATIIQGRTGPWEIVMGLEIHAQVASKAKLFSGAAVGFGAGPNEQVSLIDAGFPGMLPTLNRHCVEQAVRTGLGLNAQINRRSQFDRKNYFYPDLPQGYQISQLYFPIVGEGVVEVEAEDGSFFNVGIERLHLEQDAGKLIHDLSPTESYVDLNRAGTALMEIVSRPDIRSPEQAVAYVKKIRTILIYLGTCDGDMEKGNLRADVNVSVCRVGQYEKFKATGDFSHLGTRCEIKNVNSFRFISQAINYEARRQIEILEDGGKIDQETRLYDPTAGETRSMRSKEEANDYRYFPDPDLLPLELEQAWIDGIKASLPELPDDKRRRLMADYGLSQYDAVVLISDQAKADYFEEAAKGRDAKLVANWVTNELSARLSADGKDFSESPLPAAHVAELVALIEEGVISSKIAKEVFDHVWSGEGSPRQVVEARGLVQVNDTGAIEKAVDEIIAANPDKAASVAEKPQAIGWFVGQVMKATGGKANPAAVNAILKARLGL
- the ruvX gene encoding Holliday junction resolvase RuvX: MPVLNLIDLPAACPPDTAWMGLDLGETTIGVATSDTSRMIASPLELIRKSKFTAEAAALFKLMDHRKVSALIIGLPVNMDGTEGPRAQSCRAFARNLERFRPVNVAFWDERLSTSAVERFLIDELDLSRKRRAGVVDRTAAAWILQGALDRVRNLPLPPLHGEGG
- the gatC gene encoding Asp-tRNA(Asn)/Glu-tRNA(Gln) amidotransferase subunit GatC, whose translation is MAIDAATVRKVAHLARIKTPDDRLEPLAGELNTIMAWIDQLNEVDVEGVEPMTSNVAQALRLRDDVVTDGDRVEAVLSNAPQSADGFYVVPKVVE